One part of the Glycine soja cultivar W05 chromosome 11, ASM419377v2, whole genome shotgun sequence genome encodes these proteins:
- the LOC114376481 gene encoding uncharacterized protein LOC114376481 isoform X2, which produces MHPTTQCHRIQFRSVQPLSLIIAVFRCASDRNLKFSRGRVFHPIQKDKHESLASPPSVRASRFSSPLHDNLTGNKKTFSNPRASLEKDVEQLQLRIQHEKSMRILLERAMGRASSTLSPGHRHFAAQTKDLIAEIELLEEEVTSREQHVLAMYRSIFENCVSWPPSEQNSGVASPAHPRYESRKHPSIISSAFCSSKKFPLRPLQALISNNDLKNRIFGSSYAPLSCGKGEVYFGKTCPDSTKVNEKFSTKEKTPVLRTLKYHLNQCPNRLSEEMVKCMATVYCWLRSATSVNSEKSRSPLLSRSSTHAAQTRHGVGEDQDCSCKSVVEISWIATRKRHSSHASYAIDNFRVLVEQLERVNISQMENDGQIAFWINVHNALVMHAYLAYGIPQGSLKRLALFHKAAYNIGGHIISANAIEQAIFCFQTPRIGRWLESFMSAALRKKNGEEKQLIRSKLCITDFEPLVCFALCTGALSDPVLKVYTASNIREQLNIAKRGFLQANVVVKKSSKVFLPKLVERFSREASISLHDLLGWVMESVDKKLHDSIQKCLDRKSNKKSSQIIEWLPYSSRFRYMFSKDLIDKPCWV; this is translated from the exons TCTT GCTTCACCACCTTCAGTGAGGGCTTCTAGGTTCTCAAGTCCGTTACATGACAACCTCACCGGTAAcaagaaaactttttcaaatcctaGAGCATCCTTGGAAAAAGAT GTTGAACAGCTACAGCTACGCATACAGCACGAAAAATCTATGCGTATTCTGCTCGAGAGAGCAATGGGCCGTGCCTCAAGTACTTTATCACCTGGACACAGACACTTTGCAGCTCAG ACAAAAGATTTAATTGCTGAAATTGAGTTACTTGAAGAAGAAGTTACAAGCCGTGAGCAACATGTGCTTGCCATGTACAGAagtatttttgaaaattgtGTCAGCTGGCCACCTTCTGAACAAAATTCTGGTGTGGCTTCACCAGCTCATCCAAGGTATGAATCCAGGAAGCATCCAAGTATAATTTCAAGTGCTTTCTGTTCATCAAAAAAGTTTCCCTTGCGACCCTTGCAAGCTTTGATTTCGAATAATGACTTGAAGAATAGAATTTTTGGATCAAGTTATGCTCCTTTATCATGTGGCAAGGGCGAAGTTTATTTTGGAAAGACTTGTCCTGATTCCACCAAG GTTAATGAGAAGTTTTCCACAAAGGAGAAAACTCCAGTATTGCGAACTTTAAAATATCATCTAAACCAGTGCCCAAACAGGCTTTCTGAGGAGATGGTGAAGTGTATGGCAACTGTATATTGCTGGCTCCGTAGTGCAACCTCTGTAAATAGTGAAAAAAGTAGATCACCTTTATTATCAAGGTCATCCACTCATGCTGCACAGACAAGACATGGTGTTGGGGAGGATCAAGACTGTTCTTGCAAATCAGTAGTGGAGATATCTTGGATAGCTACACGTAAACGTCATTCTTCTCATGCTTCTTACGCCATTGACAACTTCAG AGTACTAGTGGAACAACTTGAAAGGGTGAATATCAGTCAAATGGAAAATGATGGACAAATTGCGTTCTGGATCAATGTGCATAATGCTCTTGTGATGCAT GCATATTTAGCATATGGAATTCCCCAGGGCTCTCTCAAGAGGCTGGCCTTGTTTCACAAG GCAGCTTACAACATTGGCGGTCATATCATAAGTGCAAATGCAATAGAACAAGCGATATTTTGCTTCCAAACACCCCGCATTGGCCGG TGGCTTGAAAGCTTTATGTCTGCTGCCCTGAGGAAGAAAAATGGTGAAGAAAAACAGCTTATCAGGTCAAAATTGTGTATTACTGATTTCGAACCCCTTGTTTGCTTTGCTCTTTGCACTGGGGCATTGTCAGATCCTGTG CTAAAAGTCTACACGGCATCAAATATAAGAGAACAGCTGAATATTGCCAAGAGAGGGTTTCTGCAAGCAAATGTAGTTGTGAAGAAGTCAAGCAAAGTTTTTCTCCCTAAATTGGTGGAAAGATTTTCTAGAGAAGCGTCAATCAGTTTACATGATCTCCTTGGATGGGTCATGGAAAGTGTTGACAAGAAACTGCATGATTCAATACAGAAGTGCCTCGATcgtaaatctaataaaaaatcatctcaGATCATAGAATGGCTGCCTTACAGTTCTAGGTTCAGGTACATGTTCTCGAAGGATCTAATAGACAAACCATGCTGGGTATAA
- the LOC114376481 gene encoding uncharacterized protein LOC114376481 isoform X3, with amino-acid sequence MRILLERAMGRASSTLSPGHRHFAAQTKDLIAEIELLEEEVTSREQHVLAMYRSIFENCVSWPPSEQNSGVASPAHPRYESRKHPSIISSAFCSSKKFPLRPLQALISNNDLKNRIFGSSYAPLSCGKGEVYFGKTCPDSTKVNEKFSTKEKTPVLRTLKYHLNQCPNRLSEEMVKCMATVYCWLRSATSVNSEKSRSPLLSRSSTHAAQTRHGVGEDQDCSCKSVVEISWIATRKRHSSHASYAIDNFRVLVEQLERVNISQMENDGQIAFWINVHNALVMHAYLAYGIPQGSLKRLALFHKAAYNIGGHIISANAIEQAIFCFQTPRIGRWLESFMSAALRKKNGEEKQLIRSKLCITDFEPLVCFALCTGALSDPVLKVYTASNIREQLNIAKRGFLQANVVVKKSSKVFLPKLVERFSREASISLHDLLGWVMESVDKKLHDSIQKCLDRKSNKKSSQIIEWLPYSSRFRYMFSKDLIDKPCWV; translated from the exons ATGCGTATTCTGCTCGAGAGAGCAATGGGCCGTGCCTCAAGTACTTTATCACCTGGACACAGACACTTTGCAGCTCAG ACAAAAGATTTAATTGCTGAAATTGAGTTACTTGAAGAAGAAGTTACAAGCCGTGAGCAACATGTGCTTGCCATGTACAGAagtatttttgaaaattgtGTCAGCTGGCCACCTTCTGAACAAAATTCTGGTGTGGCTTCACCAGCTCATCCAAGGTATGAATCCAGGAAGCATCCAAGTATAATTTCAAGTGCTTTCTGTTCATCAAAAAAGTTTCCCTTGCGACCCTTGCAAGCTTTGATTTCGAATAATGACTTGAAGAATAGAATTTTTGGATCAAGTTATGCTCCTTTATCATGTGGCAAGGGCGAAGTTTATTTTGGAAAGACTTGTCCTGATTCCACCAAG GTTAATGAGAAGTTTTCCACAAAGGAGAAAACTCCAGTATTGCGAACTTTAAAATATCATCTAAACCAGTGCCCAAACAGGCTTTCTGAGGAGATGGTGAAGTGTATGGCAACTGTATATTGCTGGCTCCGTAGTGCAACCTCTGTAAATAGTGAAAAAAGTAGATCACCTTTATTATCAAGGTCATCCACTCATGCTGCACAGACAAGACATGGTGTTGGGGAGGATCAAGACTGTTCTTGCAAATCAGTAGTGGAGATATCTTGGATAGCTACACGTAAACGTCATTCTTCTCATGCTTCTTACGCCATTGACAACTTCAG AGTACTAGTGGAACAACTTGAAAGGGTGAATATCAGTCAAATGGAAAATGATGGACAAATTGCGTTCTGGATCAATGTGCATAATGCTCTTGTGATGCAT GCATATTTAGCATATGGAATTCCCCAGGGCTCTCTCAAGAGGCTGGCCTTGTTTCACAAG GCAGCTTACAACATTGGCGGTCATATCATAAGTGCAAATGCAATAGAACAAGCGATATTTTGCTTCCAAACACCCCGCATTGGCCGG TGGCTTGAAAGCTTTATGTCTGCTGCCCTGAGGAAGAAAAATGGTGAAGAAAAACAGCTTATCAGGTCAAAATTGTGTATTACTGATTTCGAACCCCTTGTTTGCTTTGCTCTTTGCACTGGGGCATTGTCAGATCCTGTG CTAAAAGTCTACACGGCATCAAATATAAGAGAACAGCTGAATATTGCCAAGAGAGGGTTTCTGCAAGCAAATGTAGTTGTGAAGAAGTCAAGCAAAGTTTTTCTCCCTAAATTGGTGGAAAGATTTTCTAGAGAAGCGTCAATCAGTTTACATGATCTCCTTGGATGGGTCATGGAAAGTGTTGACAAGAAACTGCATGATTCAATACAGAAGTGCCTCGATcgtaaatctaataaaaaatcatctcaGATCATAGAATGGCTGCCTTACAGTTCTAGGTTCAGGTACATGTTCTCGAAGGATCTAATAGACAAACCATGCTGGGTATAA
- the LOC114376481 gene encoding uncharacterized protein LOC114376481 isoform X1: MMGEFHFHNVFDKDGNAQVQVGANSRAHRRSNSASDRNLKFSRGRVFHPIQKDKHESLASPPSVRASRFSSPLHDNLTGNKKTFSNPRASLEKDVEQLQLRIQHEKSMRILLERAMGRASSTLSPGHRHFAAQTKDLIAEIELLEEEVTSREQHVLAMYRSIFENCVSWPPSEQNSGVASPAHPRYESRKHPSIISSAFCSSKKFPLRPLQALISNNDLKNRIFGSSYAPLSCGKGEVYFGKTCPDSTKVNEKFSTKEKTPVLRTLKYHLNQCPNRLSEEMVKCMATVYCWLRSATSVNSEKSRSPLLSRSSTHAAQTRHGVGEDQDCSCKSVVEISWIATRKRHSSHASYAIDNFRVLVEQLERVNISQMENDGQIAFWINVHNALVMHAYLAYGIPQGSLKRLALFHKAAYNIGGHIISANAIEQAIFCFQTPRIGRWLESFMSAALRKKNGEEKQLIRSKLCITDFEPLVCFALCTGALSDPVLKVYTASNIREQLNIAKRGFLQANVVVKKSSKVFLPKLVERFSREASISLHDLLGWVMESVDKKLHDSIQKCLDRKSNKKSSQIIEWLPYSSRFRYMFSKDLIDKPCWV; encoded by the exons TCTT GCTTCACCACCTTCAGTGAGGGCTTCTAGGTTCTCAAGTCCGTTACATGACAACCTCACCGGTAAcaagaaaactttttcaaatcctaGAGCATCCTTGGAAAAAGAT GTTGAACAGCTACAGCTACGCATACAGCACGAAAAATCTATGCGTATTCTGCTCGAGAGAGCAATGGGCCGTGCCTCAAGTACTTTATCACCTGGACACAGACACTTTGCAGCTCAG ACAAAAGATTTAATTGCTGAAATTGAGTTACTTGAAGAAGAAGTTACAAGCCGTGAGCAACATGTGCTTGCCATGTACAGAagtatttttgaaaattgtGTCAGCTGGCCACCTTCTGAACAAAATTCTGGTGTGGCTTCACCAGCTCATCCAAGGTATGAATCCAGGAAGCATCCAAGTATAATTTCAAGTGCTTTCTGTTCATCAAAAAAGTTTCCCTTGCGACCCTTGCAAGCTTTGATTTCGAATAATGACTTGAAGAATAGAATTTTTGGATCAAGTTATGCTCCTTTATCATGTGGCAAGGGCGAAGTTTATTTTGGAAAGACTTGTCCTGATTCCACCAAG GTTAATGAGAAGTTTTCCACAAAGGAGAAAACTCCAGTATTGCGAACTTTAAAATATCATCTAAACCAGTGCCCAAACAGGCTTTCTGAGGAGATGGTGAAGTGTATGGCAACTGTATATTGCTGGCTCCGTAGTGCAACCTCTGTAAATAGTGAAAAAAGTAGATCACCTTTATTATCAAGGTCATCCACTCATGCTGCACAGACAAGACATGGTGTTGGGGAGGATCAAGACTGTTCTTGCAAATCAGTAGTGGAGATATCTTGGATAGCTACACGTAAACGTCATTCTTCTCATGCTTCTTACGCCATTGACAACTTCAG AGTACTAGTGGAACAACTTGAAAGGGTGAATATCAGTCAAATGGAAAATGATGGACAAATTGCGTTCTGGATCAATGTGCATAATGCTCTTGTGATGCAT GCATATTTAGCATATGGAATTCCCCAGGGCTCTCTCAAGAGGCTGGCCTTGTTTCACAAG GCAGCTTACAACATTGGCGGTCATATCATAAGTGCAAATGCAATAGAACAAGCGATATTTTGCTTCCAAACACCCCGCATTGGCCGG TGGCTTGAAAGCTTTATGTCTGCTGCCCTGAGGAAGAAAAATGGTGAAGAAAAACAGCTTATCAGGTCAAAATTGTGTATTACTGATTTCGAACCCCTTGTTTGCTTTGCTCTTTGCACTGGGGCATTGTCAGATCCTGTG CTAAAAGTCTACACGGCATCAAATATAAGAGAACAGCTGAATATTGCCAAGAGAGGGTTTCTGCAAGCAAATGTAGTTGTGAAGAAGTCAAGCAAAGTTTTTCTCCCTAAATTGGTGGAAAGATTTTCTAGAGAAGCGTCAATCAGTTTACATGATCTCCTTGGATGGGTCATGGAAAGTGTTGACAAGAAACTGCATGATTCAATACAGAAGTGCCTCGATcgtaaatctaataaaaaatcatctcaGATCATAGAATGGCTGCCTTACAGTTCTAGGTTCAGGTACATGTTCTCGAAGGATCTAATAGACAAACCATGCTGGGTATAA